The proteins below come from a single Kitasatospora sp. NBC_00315 genomic window:
- a CDS encoding metallopeptidase TldD-related protein: MAAIQPHELVERALGLSLADGCVVIADEESTANLRWAGNALTTNGVTRGRRLTVISTVDGGRGTASGVVAREAVTLDEVESLVRASEAAARDAGPAEDAQPLVAERPASADFTTPPAETSVEVFAAFAPALGAAFARAAAQGELLYGFARHEVTSSYLGTSTGLRLRHDQPTGTVELNAKTADLTGSAWAGAATRDFLDVDVTELHRTLSRRLAWGERRIDLPAGRYETLLPPSAVADLMVYLSWSAGGRDAAEGRTVFSRPGGGTRIGDKLSPLPLTLRSDPAEPGLEAAPFVLTHATGGDASVFDNGLPLTATDWIRDGELANLLTTRHSAALTGLPLTPPVDNLVLESGDQSTAPTLEEMIAGTERGLLLTCLWYIREVDPATLLLTGLTRDGVYLVENGEVVGAVNNFRFNDSPVDLLGRITEVGRTERCLPREWGDWFTRAAMPPVRVADFNMSSVSQAS, from the coding sequence ATGGCCGCGATTCAGCCCCACGAACTGGTCGAGCGGGCGCTCGGACTCTCCCTCGCCGACGGCTGCGTGGTGATCGCCGACGAGGAGTCGACGGCCAACCTGCGCTGGGCCGGCAACGCGTTGACCACCAACGGCGTCACCCGGGGCCGACGGCTCACCGTGATCTCCACGGTCGACGGCGGCCGGGGCACGGCGTCCGGTGTGGTGGCCCGCGAGGCCGTCACCCTCGACGAGGTGGAGAGCCTGGTCCGCGCCTCCGAGGCGGCCGCCCGGGACGCGGGACCGGCGGAGGACGCCCAGCCGCTGGTCGCCGAGAGGCCGGCCTCGGCCGACTTCACCACGCCTCCGGCCGAGACCTCGGTCGAGGTGTTCGCCGCCTTCGCACCCGCGCTGGGCGCGGCCTTCGCCCGGGCCGCCGCCCAGGGCGAGCTGCTGTACGGCTTCGCCCGCCACGAGGTCACGTCCAGCTATCTCGGCACCTCCACCGGCCTGCGGCTGCGGCACGACCAGCCCACCGGCACCGTCGAGCTGAACGCCAAGACCGCGGATCTCACCGGGTCCGCCTGGGCCGGCGCCGCCACCAGGGACTTCCTGGACGTGGACGTCACCGAGCTGCACCGCACCCTCAGCCGGCGACTGGCCTGGGGCGAACGGCGGATCGACCTGCCGGCCGGGCGCTACGAGACGCTGCTGCCGCCCTCGGCGGTGGCCGACCTGATGGTCTATCTGAGCTGGTCGGCCGGCGGGCGGGACGCGGCCGAGGGCCGCACGGTCTTCTCCCGGCCCGGCGGCGGCACCCGGATCGGCGACAAGCTGAGCCCGCTGCCGCTCACCCTGCGCTCCGATCCGGCCGAACCCGGCCTGGAGGCCGCGCCGTTCGTGCTGACGCACGCCACCGGCGGGGACGCCTCGGTGTTCGACAACGGCCTGCCGCTGACCGCCACCGACTGGATCCGCGACGGCGAGCTGGCCAACCTGCTGACCACCCGGCACTCCGCCGCGCTGACCGGCCTGCCGCTGACGCCCCCGGTCGACAACCTGGTGCTGGAGAGCGGGGACCAGAGCACCGCGCCGACGCTGGAGGAGATGATCGCCGGCACCGAGCGCGGGCTGCTGCTCACCTGCCTCTGGTACATCCGCGAGGTCGACCCGGCGACGCTGCTGCTCACGGGCCTCACCCGGGACGGCGTCTACCTGGTCGAGAACGGCGAGGTGGTCGGCGCCGTCAACAACTTCCGTTTCAACGACTCGCCCGTGGACCTCCTCGGGCGGATCACCGAGGTGGGCCGCACCGAACGCTGCCTGCCGCGCGAGTGGGGCGACTGGTTCACCCGCGCCGCGATGCCGCCCGTCCGGGTGGCGGACTTCAACATGAGCTCCGTGAGCCAGGCCTCGTAG
- a CDS encoding RNA 2'-phosphotransferase, translating into MDEKRLVKTSKTLSRVLRHDPGSVGLTLDGAGWVGVAELLAALAGAGRAVSRAELDLVVENNNKRRFAFSEDGLSIRASQGHSVAVDLGLAAAVPPAVLYHGTATRSLEAIFRDGLLPMSRQDVHLSADTETATRVGSRHGRPTVLRVDAAAMAAAGHEFRISANGVWLTDAVAPRYLSRPTDDARDRSVR; encoded by the coding sequence GTGGACGAGAAACGACTGGTCAAGACCTCGAAGACGCTCTCCCGCGTCCTGCGGCACGACCCCGGCTCGGTGGGTCTCACCCTGGACGGGGCGGGGTGGGTCGGCGTGGCCGAACTCCTGGCCGCGCTGGCCGGCGCCGGGCGGGCGGTGAGCCGGGCCGAACTCGACCTGGTGGTCGAGAACAACAACAAGCGTCGTTTCGCCTTCTCCGAGGACGGCCTGTCGATCCGGGCCAGTCAGGGGCACTCGGTGGCGGTCGACCTCGGTCTGGCCGCCGCCGTGCCGCCCGCGGTGCTGTACCACGGCACGGCCACCCGCTCCCTGGAGGCGATCTTCCGGGACGGACTGCTGCCGATGTCGCGCCAGGACGTGCACCTGTCCGCGGACACCGAGACCGCCACCCGGGTCGGCTCCCGGCACGGCCGCCCGACCGTGCTGCGGGTCGACGCCGCGGCGATGGCGGCGGCGGGGCACGAGTTCCGGATCAGCGCGAACGGCGTCTGGCTGACCGACGCCGTCGCCCCGCGCTACCTCAGCCGCCCCACGGACGACGCCCGGGACCGCTCGGTCCGATAG
- a CDS encoding GlsB/YeaQ/YmgE family stress response membrane protein, translating to MWAVVSALIEGLVLGGLARLLIPGKQDVPVWLTMVLGMIGAMIGNGVAHLFGVADTSGIDWWRHLFQLGAAIVVIATVAPLWADRAKR from the coding sequence ATGTGGGCAGTCGTCTCGGCACTGATCGAGGGCCTGGTGCTCGGCGGCCTCGCCCGGCTGCTGATCCCGGGCAAGCAGGACGTCCCGGTCTGGCTCACCATGGTCCTGGGCATGATCGGCGCGATGATCGGCAACGGGGTGGCGCACCTGTTCGGCGTCGCGGACACCTCGGGGATCGACTGGTGGCGCCATCTGTTCCAGCTGGGCGCCGCGATCGTGGTGATCGCGACCGTGGCACCGCTCTGGGCCGACCGCGCGAAGCGCTAG
- a CDS encoding DUF3099 domain-containing protein, producing MGKSADDGQVFRITGARSSLSEDVRGRQRRYVVSMLARTLCVLLAVIMWDIQRYVAYTALVGAVLLPYFAVLIANAGRERAPGLPSTFAVPPQTPLMLGPGGTGGGGADRSGGRPDASEPVGD from the coding sequence ATGGGCAAGAGCGCCGACGACGGACAGGTCTTCCGGATCACGGGGGCGCGGAGCAGTCTGAGCGAGGACGTCCGTGGCCGCCAGCGCCGCTACGTCGTCTCGATGCTGGCCCGCACGCTCTGCGTGCTGCTCGCCGTGATCATGTGGGACATCCAGCGGTACGTGGCGTACACCGCGCTGGTCGGCGCCGTGCTGCTGCCGTACTTCGCGGTGCTCATCGCCAACGCCGGCCGGGAGCGGGCCCCCGGACTGCCGAGCACCTTCGCGGTGCCGCCGCAGACCCCGCTGATGCTCGGCCCGGGCGGAACCGGCGGCGGCGGGGCCGACCGGTCGGGCGGCCGGCCGGACGCGTCGGAACCGGTCGGCGACTAA
- the moaA gene encoding GTP 3',8-cyclase MoaA, whose amino-acid sequence MLLDTFGRQAVDLRVSLTDRCNLRCTYCMPEEGLQWLAKPELLTDEEIVRLVTIGVRDLGVREVRFTGGEPLLRPGLVGIVAACAELTPRPELSLTTNGIGLARTAAALKAAGLDRVNVSLDTLDPDTFHTLTRRHRHHDVLAGLAAAEAAGLDPVKLNAVLMRGVNDHEAADLLGWCVERGYELRFIEQMPLDAQHGWDRSRMVTAEEILDRLGERFALTAEPSTVRGAAPAERWLVDGGPASVGVIASVTRPFCRACDRTRLTADGQVRNCLFATGETDLRTALRSGVPDAGIGELWRAAMWGKKAGAGIDNPEFLQPERPMSAIGG is encoded by the coding sequence GTGCTCCTCGACACCTTCGGTCGTCAGGCCGTCGATCTGCGGGTCTCGCTGACCGACCGGTGCAACCTGCGCTGCACCTACTGCATGCCCGAGGAGGGCCTGCAGTGGCTCGCCAAGCCGGAGCTGCTCACCGACGAGGAGATCGTCCGCCTGGTCACCATCGGCGTACGCGACCTCGGTGTCCGCGAAGTCCGCTTCACCGGCGGCGAGCCGCTGCTGCGCCCGGGGCTGGTCGGGATCGTCGCCGCCTGCGCGGAGCTGACCCCGCGCCCCGAGCTCTCGCTCACCACCAACGGCATCGGCCTGGCGCGTACCGCCGCCGCGCTCAAGGCCGCCGGGCTGGACCGCGTCAACGTCTCGCTGGACACGCTGGATCCGGACACCTTCCACACCCTCACCCGCCGCCACCGCCACCACGACGTGCTGGCCGGGCTGGCCGCGGCCGAGGCCGCAGGGCTCGACCCGGTCAAGCTCAACGCGGTGCTGATGCGCGGGGTCAACGACCACGAGGCCGCCGACCTGCTCGGCTGGTGCGTGGAGCGCGGGTACGAGCTGCGTTTCATCGAGCAGATGCCGCTGGACGCGCAGCACGGCTGGGACCGCTCCCGGATGGTCACCGCCGAGGAGATCCTCGACCGCCTCGGCGAACGCTTCGCTCTCACCGCCGAGCCGTCCACGGTGCGGGGGGCCGCGCCGGCCGAGCGCTGGCTCGTCGACGGCGGGCCGGCGAGCGTGGGCGTGATCGCCTCGGTCACCCGTCCGTTCTGCCGGGCCTGCGACCGCACCCGGCTGACGGCCGACGGGCAGGTCCGCAACTGCCTCTTCGCCACCGGTGAGACGGATCTGCGCACGGCCCTGCGCTCCGGCGTCCCGGACGCCGGCATCGGCGAGCTGTGGCGGGCCGCGATGTGGGGCAAGAAGGCGGGCGCGGGCATCGACAACCCGGAGTTCCTCCAGCCCGAGCGCCCGATGTCCGCGATCGGCGGCTAG
- a CDS encoding cation acetate symporter, producing MTTSIASAQLATAATEHRGLTMTLFGVFVLATLGITIWAGRQTKDAADFYAGGRGFTGFQNGLAISGDYMSAASFLGIAGAIALFGYDGFLYSIGFLVAWLVALLLVAEPLRNSGRYTMADVLAFRMRQRPVRTAAGISTIVVSIFYLLAQMVGAGSLVALLLGVEGGAAKRWTIVAVGALMVVYVAVGGMKGTTWVQIVKSVLLIVGTALMTILVLAKYHFNISALLGAAADASGKANAFLEPGLKYGVTGTTKLDFLSLGLALVLGTAGLPHILVRFYTVPTAKAARKSVLWAIGIIGGFYLMTLALGFGAAALVGPKVIKASNAAGNTAAPLLAEKLGGGAGSTGGAVLLAVISAVAFATILAVVAGLTLASSASFAHDLYANVIRRGKAGEKEEIRSAKLAAIAIGAVAIVLSIFAEKLNTAALVALAFAVAASANLPTLLFSLFWKRFNTRGAVCSVYGGLISSVLLVVFSTVTSGKATSLFPHSDFHWFPLENPGLVSIPIGFLLGWIGTLLSKESADPAKYAELEVRSLTGLGAH from the coding sequence ATGACCACCAGCATCGCGAGCGCGCAGCTCGCCACGGCCGCGACCGAGCACCGCGGCCTGACCATGACGCTGTTCGGTGTCTTCGTCCTCGCCACCCTGGGCATCACGATCTGGGCCGGCCGCCAGACCAAGGACGCCGCCGACTTCTACGCCGGCGGACGCGGCTTCACCGGATTCCAGAACGGCCTGGCCATCTCCGGCGACTACATGTCCGCCGCGTCCTTCCTCGGCATCGCCGGCGCCATAGCGCTCTTCGGTTACGACGGCTTCCTCTACTCGATCGGCTTCCTGGTGGCCTGGCTGGTCGCCCTGCTGCTGGTCGCGGAGCCGCTGCGCAACTCCGGCCGCTACACCATGGCCGACGTGCTGGCCTTCCGGATGCGCCAGCGCCCGGTGCGGACGGCGGCCGGCATCTCCACCATCGTGGTGTCGATCTTCTACCTGCTCGCCCAGATGGTCGGCGCGGGATCGCTGGTCGCGCTGCTGCTCGGGGTGGAGGGCGGCGCCGCCAAGCGCTGGACGATCGTGGCGGTCGGCGCGCTGATGGTCGTCTACGTCGCCGTCGGCGGCATGAAGGGCACCACCTGGGTGCAGATCGTGAAGTCGGTGCTGCTGATCGTCGGCACCGCGCTGATGACGATCCTGGTGCTCGCCAAGTACCACTTCAACATCTCGGCCCTGCTGGGAGCCGCCGCCGACGCCAGCGGAAAGGCCAACGCCTTCCTGGAGCCGGGCCTCAAGTACGGCGTCACCGGCACCACCAAGCTCGACTTCCTCAGCCTCGGCCTGGCGCTGGTCCTGGGCACCGCGGGCCTGCCGCACATCCTGGTGCGGTTCTACACGGTGCCCACCGCCAAGGCCGCCCGCAAGTCGGTGCTGTGGGCGATCGGCATCATCGGCGGCTTCTACCTCATGACGCTCGCGCTGGGCTTCGGCGCCGCCGCGCTGGTCGGTCCCAAGGTGATCAAGGCCTCCAACGCGGCGGGCAACACCGCCGCCCCGCTGCTCGCGGAGAAGCTCGGTGGCGGGGCCGGCTCCACCGGCGGTGCGGTGCTGCTCGCGGTGATCTCGGCGGTCGCCTTCGCCACCATCCTCGCCGTGGTCGCCGGCCTCACCCTGGCCTCCTCGGCCTCCTTCGCGCACGATCTCTACGCCAACGTGATCCGGCGCGGCAAGGCCGGTGAGAAGGAGGAGATCCGCTCCGCCAAGCTGGCGGCGATCGCGATCGGCGCCGTGGCCATCGTGCTGAGCATATTCGCCGAGAAGTTGAACACCGCGGCCCTGGTCGCCCTGGCCTTCGCGGTGGCGGCCTCGGCGAACCTGCCCACCCTGCTCTTCTCGCTGTTCTGGAAGCGCTTCAACACCCGGGGCGCGGTCTGCTCGGTCTACGGCGGCCTGATCAGTTCGGTGCTGCTGGTGGTGTTCTCCACCGTCACCTCGGGCAAGGCCACCTCGCTCTTCCCGCACTCGGACTTCCACTGGTTCCCGCTGGAGAACCCCGGCCTGGTCTCCATCCCGATCGGCTTCCTGCTCGGCTGGATCGGCACCCTGCTCTCCAAGGAGAGCGCCGACCCGGCGAAGTACGCCGAACTGGAGGTCCGGTCGCTCACCGGACTGGGCGCGCACTAG
- a CDS encoding DUF485 domain-containing protein — translation MESPPTVTDESHVQRIEESEEFRDLRRSFRSFAFPVTVGFVLWYLLYVLLSSYAPAFMATKVVGHINVALVLGLLQFLSTFVIAAWYARFADRRLDPPAAAIRARFDTATVHAPREAGE, via the coding sequence GTGGAATCACCGCCGACCGTCACCGACGAGTCACACGTCCAACGCATCGAGGAGAGCGAGGAGTTCCGCGATCTGCGGCGCTCCTTCCGCAGTTTCGCGTTCCCCGTGACCGTCGGCTTCGTCCTCTGGTACCTGCTTTACGTGCTGCTCTCCAGCTACGCCCCGGCCTTCATGGCCACCAAGGTCGTCGGCCACATCAACGTCGCGCTGGTGCTCGGCCTGCTGCAGTTCCTCTCCACCTTCGTGATCGCCGCCTGGTACGCCCGCTTCGCGGACCGCCGGCTCGACCCGCCCGCCGCGGCCATCCGCGCGCGCTTCGACACGGCAACCGTCCACGCGCCCAGGGAGGCCGGCGAATGA
- a CDS encoding zinc-dependent alcohol dehydrogenase family protein, which yields MRATVIHGPNDIRIEEVPDAAIRHPTDAVVRVVNACICGSDLWAYRGVAARVAGQRIGHEFLGVVEDIGSEVRGLRRGDLVVAPFVWSDGTCDFCREGLQTSCPHGGFWGEVGSDGGQGEAVRVPFADGTLVRLPKEAASDEKLLPGLLALSDVMSTGHHAAVSAGVRPGATVAVVGDGAVGLCGVLAAHRLGAGRIIALGRHRARTDIARTFGATDVVAERGEAAVEAIKELTGGQGAHAVLEAVGTEESMRTAISITRDGGAVGYVGVPHGGSAGVDIGQMFGRNVSLRGGVAPARAYIPELLQDVLSGAIDPGPVFDRTVDLDGVPEGYRAMDDRSALKVRIAF from the coding sequence ATGCGCGCCACCGTGATCCACGGCCCCAACGACATCCGGATCGAGGAGGTGCCCGACGCCGCGATCCGCCACCCCACCGACGCCGTGGTACGGGTGGTCAACGCCTGTATCTGCGGCAGTGACCTGTGGGCCTACCGGGGTGTGGCGGCCCGCGTCGCGGGCCAGCGGATCGGGCACGAGTTCCTCGGCGTCGTCGAGGACATCGGCTCGGAGGTACGCGGCCTGCGGCGGGGCGACCTCGTGGTCGCCCCGTTCGTCTGGTCGGACGGCACGTGTGACTTCTGTCGCGAGGGCCTGCAGACCTCCTGCCCGCACGGCGGCTTCTGGGGTGAGGTCGGCTCGGACGGCGGCCAGGGCGAGGCGGTCCGCGTCCCGTTCGCCGACGGCACCCTCGTGCGGCTGCCCAAGGAGGCCGCCTCCGACGAGAAGCTGCTGCCCGGCCTGCTCGCGCTCTCCGACGTGATGTCCACCGGCCACCACGCCGCCGTCTCGGCCGGCGTGCGGCCGGGCGCGACCGTCGCGGTGGTCGGCGACGGCGCGGTCGGCCTCTGCGGCGTGCTCGCCGCCCACCGGCTCGGTGCGGGCCGGATCATCGCGCTCGGCCGCCACCGGGCGCGGACCGACATCGCCCGCACCTTCGGTGCCACCGACGTGGTCGCCGAGCGCGGCGAGGCCGCCGTCGAGGCGATCAAGGAGCTGACCGGCGGTCAGGGCGCGCACGCCGTACTGGAGGCGGTCGGCACCGAGGAGTCGATGCGCACCGCGATCTCGATCACCCGCGACGGCGGCGCGGTCGGCTACGTCGGCGTGCCGCACGGCGGCAGCGCCGGGGTGGACATCGGCCAGATGTTCGGCCGCAACGTTTCGCTGCGCGGCGGGGTCGCGCCGGCCCGGGCGTACATCCCCGAGCTGCTCCAGGACGTGCTCTCCGGCGCCATCGACCCGGGCCCGGTCTTCGACCGCACCGTCGACCTGGACGGTGTTCCGGAGGGCTATCGGGCGATGGACGACCGCTCGGCGCTCAAGGTGCGGATCGCCTTCTGA
- a CDS encoding DEDDh family exonuclease: MHAIQSPTDSAPWVVPLPAQRAAAPAEGFAVVDVETTGLGRSDRVISAGVYQLDAEGEVTDQWYTLVNPERDPGPVWIHGLTSEVLRGAPTFREIAEELAERLRGRVMVAHNALFDWNMISREYSRAGLRAPVDHRICTMVLSRDLRLPLPNGKLASLAAHFGVQQRHAHNALDDARVLAEAFRPSLHLARQGGVPLPLQACVAVTDLGEEEPAAPGRSSWTGSSYRAARKRPPCPYPNPGRWEDGRPLMQGMRVAITGDTATDREVLEDRAVEAGLHIATSVSRLTSLLVTNEPGSWSGKARKARDLGTPVIGEDAFLQLLREVAPHADRA; the protein is encoded by the coding sequence ATGCACGCGATCCAGTCACCGACCGACAGCGCCCCGTGGGTGGTCCCCCTGCCGGCGCAGCGCGCCGCCGCCCCGGCCGAGGGCTTCGCGGTGGTGGACGTCGAGACCACCGGCCTCGGCCGCTCGGACCGGGTCATCTCTGCCGGCGTCTACCAGCTGGACGCCGAGGGCGAGGTCACCGACCAGTGGTACACCCTGGTCAACCCCGAGCGGGATCCGGGCCCGGTCTGGATCCACGGCCTCACCAGCGAGGTCCTGCGCGGCGCTCCGACCTTCCGGGAGATCGCCGAGGAGCTGGCGGAGCGGCTGCGCGGGCGGGTGATGGTCGCCCACAACGCGCTCTTCGACTGGAACATGATCTCCCGCGAGTACTCGCGGGCCGGCCTGCGCGCCCCGGTGGACCACCGGATCTGCACCATGGTGCTCTCCCGTGACCTGCGGCTGCCGCTGCCCAACGGCAAGCTCGCCTCGCTGGCCGCGCACTTCGGCGTGCAGCAACGGCACGCGCACAACGCGCTGGACGACGCCAGGGTCCTGGCGGAGGCCTTCCGGCCGAGCCTGCACCTGGCCCGCCAGGGCGGGGTCCCGCTGCCGCTGCAGGCCTGCGTGGCGGTCACCGACCTCGGCGAGGAGGAGCCCGCGGCCCCCGGCCGCAGCTCCTGGACCGGCTCGTCCTACCGGGCCGCCAGGAAGCGCCCGCCCTGCCCCTACCCGAACCCCGGGCGCTGGGAGGACGGGAGGCCGCTGATGCAGGGCATGCGGGTGGCGATCACCGGCGACACCGCGACCGACCGCGAGGTGCTGGAGGACCGCGCCGTGGAGGCCGGCCTGCACATCGCGACCTCGGTGAGCCGGCTCACCAGCCTGCTGGTGACCAACGAGCCGGGCAGCTGGAGCGGGAAGGCCCGCAAGGCCCGGGACCTCGGCACCCCGGTGATCGGCGAGGACGCCTTCCTGCAGCTGCTGCGCGAGGTGGCACCGCACGCGGACCGGGCCTGA
- a CDS encoding SURF1 family protein — protein MYRFLLSRRWVITVLIALLLIPATVRLGFWQLHRHEARVARNELIARSLTAPPVAFDSLSAAGAAVSKDLTWRAVTAAGTYDAANEFVVRKRTDAGGDNIGYFVVTPLRLADGRGEVLVNRGWVASGGSATTYPEVPPAPSGEITLTGRMRADETSAGSGIRDRGGLPDRQFNLINSAQQATRSHAAVLPGYLELTATDPAPASQPELLPEPNHSDIGPHMAYAVQWWLFTAMIPVGVGILIRREARDRAAERARPAVESGAAPDPVPAA, from the coding sequence GTGTACCGTTTTCTGCTCTCCCGGCGCTGGGTGATCACCGTCCTGATCGCCCTGCTGCTGATCCCCGCCACCGTCCGGCTGGGCTTCTGGCAGCTGCACCGCCACGAGGCCCGGGTCGCCCGCAACGAGCTGATCGCCCGCTCGCTGACGGCGCCGCCGGTCGCCTTCGACTCGCTCAGCGCCGCCGGCGCCGCCGTGTCCAAGGACCTCACCTGGCGGGCGGTCACCGCGGCCGGGACGTACGACGCCGCGAACGAGTTCGTGGTGCGCAAGCGCACCGACGCGGGCGGGGACAACATCGGCTACTTCGTGGTCACGCCGCTCAGGCTCGCGGACGGCAGGGGCGAGGTGCTGGTCAACCGGGGCTGGGTGGCCTCCGGCGGGTCGGCGACCACCTACCCGGAGGTCCCGCCCGCGCCCTCCGGCGAGATCACCCTGACCGGCCGGATGCGGGCGGACGAGACCTCGGCCGGCAGCGGGATCCGGGACCGCGGCGGACTGCCGGACCGCCAGTTCAACCTGATCAACAGCGCCCAGCAGGCCACCCGGAGCCACGCCGCCGTGCTCCCGGGCTACCTGGAGCTGACCGCCACCGACCCGGCCCCGGCGAGCCAGCCCGAACTGCTGCCCGAGCCCAACCACTCGGACATCGGCCCGCACATGGCGTACGCCGTCCAGTGGTGGCTGTTCACCGCGATGATCCCGGTCGGGGTCGGGATTCTGATCCGCCGCGAGGCCAGGGACCGAGCCGCCGAGCGGGCCAGGCCGGCCGTGGAGTCCGGCGCCGCCCCGGATCCGGTCCCGGCGGCCTGA
- the trxA gene encoding thioredoxin: MVQVTGVESVTDESFAAEVLAATGPVLVDFTADWCPPCRMIAPVLAEVAREQAGRLKVVTLDVDVNPQTQVAYAVLSMPTLMVFVDGEPVKSLVGARAKARLLRDLEDVL, translated from the coding sequence ATGGTGCAGGTGACAGGGGTCGAGTCGGTCACGGACGAGTCGTTCGCCGCGGAGGTGCTCGCCGCCACGGGCCCGGTGCTGGTGGACTTCACCGCCGACTGGTGCCCGCCGTGCCGGATGATCGCGCCGGTGCTGGCCGAGGTCGCACGGGAGCAGGCCGGGCGGCTCAAGGTGGTGACCCTGGACGTGGACGTCAATCCGCAGACGCAGGTGGCGTACGCCGTGCTGTCGATGCCGACGCTGATGGTGTTCGTGGACGGGGAGCCGGTGAAGTCGCTGGTCGGCGCGCGCGCCAAGGCCAGGCTGCTGCGCGATCTGGAGGACGTGCTCTGA
- a CDS encoding MerR family transcriptional regulator, translating into MRIGELARRAGTTTRTLRYYESRGLLPARRSGNGYRAYGEEDLRLLQQIRLLQDFGFGLEETRPFVECLQAGHPAGDTCPASLEVYRSKLAELDACIERLRQVREQVGAQLSRAELEAGAAGPGPEPRCELAHGTHD; encoded by the coding sequence ATGCGGATCGGCGAGCTGGCCAGACGGGCCGGGACGACCACCCGGACGCTGCGGTACTACGAGTCGCGCGGGCTGCTGCCGGCCCGGCGCAGCGGCAACGGCTACCGGGCCTACGGCGAGGAGGACCTGCGGCTGCTCCAGCAGATCCGGCTGCTGCAGGACTTCGGGTTCGGCCTGGAGGAGACCCGGCCGTTCGTGGAGTGCCTGCAGGCCGGCCATCCGGCGGGTGACACCTGCCCGGCCTCGCTGGAGGTCTACCGCAGCAAGCTCGCGGAGCTGGACGCCTGCATCGAGCGGCTGCGGCAGGTCCGCGAGCAGGTGGGGGCCCAGCTGTCGCGGGCCGAACTGGAGGCCGGCGCCGCCGGCCCGGGACCGGAGCCGCGCTGCGAGCTGGCCCACGGAACGCACGACTAG
- a CDS encoding SDR family oxidoreductase, whose translation MDLGLQDKVYVITGATRGLGLAAARELAADGARVVISGRSRESVDAAVAELGGEARAHGVVADNADPKTAARLIEAARQGFGRLDGVLISVGGPKAGPVVLADDETWRGAFESVFLGALRIARAAAAELDAGGVIGFVLSGSVREPISGLGVSNGLRPGLAMAAKSLADELGPRGIRVVGLLPARIDTDRVRELDALSGDAEAARARAASAIPLGRYGTAEEFGRVAAFLLSPAASYLTGVMIPVDGGALRGL comes from the coding sequence ATGGATCTTGGATTGCAGGACAAGGTGTACGTGATCACCGGCGCCACCCGGGGCCTGGGCCTCGCCGCCGCCCGGGAGCTGGCCGCGGACGGCGCCCGGGTGGTGATCAGCGGCCGCTCCCGGGAGTCGGTAGACGCGGCGGTGGCCGAGCTGGGCGGCGAGGCCCGCGCACACGGCGTGGTGGCGGACAACGCCGACCCCAAAACGGCCGCGCGGCTGATCGAGGCGGCTCGACAGGGGTTCGGGCGACTGGACGGCGTGCTGATCAGCGTCGGCGGCCCGAAGGCCGGCCCGGTGGTGCTGGCCGACGACGAGACCTGGCGCGGCGCCTTCGAGTCGGTGTTCCTCGGGGCGCTGCGAATCGCCCGGGCGGCGGCCGCCGAACTGGACGCCGGCGGTGTGATCGGCTTCGTGCTCTCCGGCTCGGTCCGTGAGCCGATCTCGGGCCTCGGGGTCTCCAACGGACTGCGACCGGGCCTGGCGATGGCCGCCAAGTCGCTCGCCGACGAGCTCGGTCCGCGCGGCATCCGGGTGGTCGGCCTGCTGCCGGCCCGGATCGACACCGACCGGGTCCGCGAGCTGGACGCGCTCAGCGGGGACGCCGAGGCCGCTCGGGCCCGGGCCGCCTCGGCGATCCCGCTCGGGCGCTACGGCACGGCCGAGGAGTTCGGCAGGGTCGCCGCCTTCCTGCTCTCCCCCGCCGCCTCCTACCTGACCGGTGTGATGATCCCGGTGGACGGCGGGGCCCTGCGCGGGCTGTGA